One Cucumis melo cultivar AY chromosome 8, USDA_Cmelo_AY_1.0, whole genome shotgun sequence genomic window, TCTTGCTGATGACACATGTGATGAGCCAAAAATAAGAATGAACAAGGTTGTGAGAAGCAACCTTCGCGTCAGGCTTGGAGATGTTGTTTCCGTGCATCAATGTGCTGATGTTAAGTATGGAAAGCGGGTACACATTCTTCCAGTAGATGATACTATTGAAGGTGTCACCGGGAATCTTTTTGATGCATACTTGAAACGTGAGATTCTAAACCTGCTCTATTCCTTCCCTTGATTTGTCTCTTGCTTCTTGTATGACTAATCTAGAAATTAGAACTAATGATTGTCCGTAAGTTTTCTTTCATCCGGCTTGTTCAGATATTTGGAAGGAGAAATTTTGGTTGGTAGGTGTGATATTTGATATTGCATGTGCTCTAATGTGTGTGTGCATGTGTgtgtaatttttttttcgttAAAAATTTATATTCCTGTGATTTCTGTTCACCAGTTGCTCCAtgcttcttttatttttatcatcAGTATGCAACGAATTTCCAGACACCTTTTAGTTCTAGAAAAAGGAAGTTTAGAAGTTTGTTTATCACTATTCACTACTTATTCAATTTTGGACAAGTTTCTTTATACGTCTAAAAATGGTGTAAACCAAATTTGGCCTTTCCAATCCTTTGTTTAAATTCATGTGTGTCTTTTCTCTTTGAAATTTTTAGTAGAAACAAGTTCAACTACATGACAGTGCTGGATATTGTATAAAGTGAGTTGGATCTAACACGACCAATGGTTGTCCTAGAGGACACTTTTTAGCAGCAGCTGTAGGATGGTCGTTCTTGATCTTCAAAACTTCTAATGTACTTTTCATTTTATACATTTTGTGAATTTGGGATATCTCTTAGTTCTTACACTGTTCATATTTTGCAGCATATTTCTTGGAAGCCTATCGCCCAGTGAGGAAGGGTGATCTCTTCCTTGTGAGGGGAGGAATGAGAAGTGTTGAGTTCAAGGTCATTGAAACTGATCCTCCTGAATATTGTGTGGTTGCCCCTGATACTGAAATTTTCTGTGATGGGGAGCCTGTTAAAAGAGAGGATGAAGATAGATTAGATGAGGTTGGTTATGATGACGTTGGTGGTGTTAGAAAACAAATGGCACAAATTCGTGAATTGGTAGAACTTCCTCTGAGACATCCACAGCTTTTTAAATCCATTGGAGTAAAGCCACCAAAGGGAATTCTGCTTTATGGACCCCCTGGATCTGGAAAGACTTTGATTGCCAGAGCCGTAGCTAATGAAACTGGGGCTTTCTTTTTCTGTATCAATGGACCAGAAATTATGTCAAAGTTGGCTGGAGAGAGTGAAAGCAACCTTAGGAAAGCTTTTGAGGAGGCAGAAAAGAATGCTCCATCTATCATCTTTATTGATGAGATTGATTCCATTGCTCCTAAGCGTGAAAAAACTCATGGAGAAGTTGAGAGAAGGATTGTGTCTCAGCTCTTGACACTAATGGATGGGTTAAAATCTCGTGCCCATGTCATTGTTATTGGAGCTACGAATCGTCCAAACAGCATTGATCCAGCTTTGAGACGATTTGGAAGGTTTGATAGGGAAATAGATATTGGGGTTCCTGATGAAGTTGGGCGTCTTGAGGTTCTTCGTATCCATACCAAGAACATGAAGCTTGCTGAAGATGTAAGATTTCTATTGTCTACAATTATTTGTAGTTGCCTTTGCATGTTTGTTGCTGTACTGTCAATGAAATACACTGGCTCCTATGTCGGATATCACAGGTTGACTTGGAAAGAATTGCCAAGGATACGCATGGGTATGTTGGAGCTGACTTGGCAGCTCTTTGTACCGAGGCTGCACTTCAATGCATTAGAGAGAAAATGGATGTTATTGATTTGGAAGATGAAACAATCGATGCAGAGATTCTGAACTCAATGGCAGTCACAAATGAGCACTTCCAAACTGCTCTTGGGACTAGTAATCCGTCTGCTCTACGTGAAACTGTAAGTGCTTGTGTAATCTTGGATCAGATGGCGTTAACTATAGTTTCCTTTCTAGTGCACTCTGACTAAATTGCTCTGCTCCAGGTTGTTGAAGTGCCTAACGTCAGCTGGGAAGACATTGGAGGTCTTGAGAATGTCAAGAGAGAACTTCAAGAGGTATAGATGCTGCTGAGAAACGATCTCCTTCATTTGGAGGGGATTGTGTTTATTTAATTCTTAACTCACTCATGATCTGATTTTATTCTGTTGCTCAATCAGACTGTACAATATCCAGTGGAGCATCCTGAGAAGTTCGAGAAATTTGGAATGTCACCCTCAAAGGGAGTTCTTTTCTATGGCCCTCCTGGATGTGGAAAAACTCTTCTGGCCAAAGCTATTGCAAATGAGTGCCAGGCAAACTTCATCAGTGTCAAGGGTCCTGAATTGCTTACAATGTGGTTTGGAGAAAGTGAAGCCAATGTTCGTGAAATTTTTGACAAGGCTCGCCAGTCTGCACCTTGTGTTCTGTTCTTTGACGAGCTTGACTCTATTGCCACTCAGGTTTGTATTGTCATCCTTGTGTAACTCTCCCACATTATTGTCGTGCTGTGTTAGCAATCCTCTAAGTGTAATTGAACTCAATCTGGCAAATGTTTTATTGTCTTTTCTTTGAATTATCTGCAGAGAGGCAGCAGCGTGGGAGATGCTGGAGGTGCTGCTGATCGAGTTTTGAACCAACTTCTGACGGAAATGGATGGAATGTCAGCAAAGAAAACTGTCTTTATAATTGGGGCGACCAACAGACCAGATATTATAGATCCTGCACTTCTTCGTCCAGGACGTTTAGATCAATTGATTTATATTCCTCTTCCTGACGAGGATTCTCGTCACCAAATTTTCAAGGCTTGCTTGAGGAAGTCCCCAGTATCAAAAGATGTAGACCTTAGAGCCCTTGCCAAGTACACTCAAGGTTTTAGTGGTGCTGATATTACAGAGATCTGTCAGCGTGCTTGCAAATATGCTATAAGAGAGAATATTGAGAAAGTAAAATCCTGCACTTTGATAACTCAATCGTCTTGATTTCTTTGATCTCTTAAGTGTAACAAAATTTCAGTCATGCACGTGTATTACAAAAAACTCACGATGAAAAATCTTCTTTATTGCAGGATATTGAGAGGGAGAGGAGGAGAAGAGACAATCCTGAGGCTATGGAAGAGGATGTAGAGGACGAGGTGGCAGAGATTAAGGCTGCTCATTTTGAGGAGTCAATGAAGTTTGCTCGCAGAAGTGTGAGCGACGCCGATATTCGTAAATACCAGGCATTTGCTCAAACACTGCAGCAGTCGAGAGGGTTTGGTTCGGAATTCAGGTTCTCAGACAACCCTTCTTCTGGAACTGCAGCGGCTGACCCGTTTGCAACATCAGCTGGTGGTGGGGCTGATGATGATGATCTTTACAACTAGGTTTCCATGTGTCATGTATGTTTAGAACACTTCTAATACTGCAAATTTGTGTCTTTTTCTCGTATATGAAGATCTCTGTGGGGGAGAAGAAGCCTACAGTTGGAGGGCTGTTTGGTGCCAAAGATGGCTTCAGCTTGTCCCCTTGGTTAGTGATACTTGCCTATAATGTAGACTTGATCAAATGGTTATTTCCTGTTACTGCTTTAAAAACAAATACTACTTTTAGAACACCATAAGATTGCTGTTTAACTCACCACTGAGTTTCTTCTCTCCATCTGCTTCTTAAGAGTTGTGAatatgaattaagaattctatTATTCTCTCTAAAGATGCTGTCCGAATTGGTTTGCCGAATGAGGCTTTTCTCCCGAACTTAAGAAACCAATGTTGTGTTTTATTGATTCATTGAAATCTCATTCTCAAGTAGCCAACTCTCATTAGCATTTCTCCAGagggttatttatttatttatctttaccTTCTTGTTTTCTTCTAGAAAATACGCAGGAAATACGTAGGCAggagatttgatttttttttttttttttttaatttcaaggTTGATAGTACAAGTGTTATTTTTGTTTGTAATGTTTTGGTAGGTGGGTTAATTACTTGGTTTTTTTTAGATGCTTGTTCATCATAATATGCCTTATCTCAATCCTCACacgaatattttttttaaaaaggaaaaaagcaTCAACCGATTCAAATTTATGTGCTTATTTTCACAAAGTTCCTTTGCTGATAAATTGAAAGGTTAcatcaaagaagaaaagaggaaTGAAAAGGTAGAGATATTGAGTAGAAATATGAGTGGGATATAGTGCAGTGTCTACTTTTAAGTTTCTTTACAATTTGTACATATTTGGTAACCTTTTCTATGGGATATGTTCATGTTAAACATGATACTACCACTTGTTATTGTATAACTTAAACATGATTTTCATTTGTTAGGTTCATTCGATTAGCAGTTCTTCTTGTATAAAAATTCATTTGTTTATCATAATGAAATGCATTTTTTAGTTCAACACATGTGAATAGACACTCAAACAATTATCTTCTTGGTCATGAGTATTATAAAAGTTAGATCTCATATCTTTAAAAAGGAATATGGTGAATTAAAAAGGAATTGTCACCATGTTATGTCATATCTATGTTTCGTATATATAAGGTATGCCAAGTCAACCGTAAAAAAGTAGCATATCGTAAGAAATCCTCAATCACACCCATACGAAAGCTTGCTTTATTTCACCCAATAATATTATACAAAAAATGAGTAGAAAACAATATTGAAAAgcatattttgaagaaagaattACAAACAAGAAGAACATTTTTAGGACGATGTTTAAAAAGACATGTCTCTCCTTTGTCAAAGTGGGAGGGGCTAAAGAAAATAGAGAGTGACAATTGTAGGgaccaaaaaagaaagaataaagaGAAAGGGAGCAAGATACGAAATTACTAAAACTCTAGAGGTCATAATGGAAATAATTGAAACATAGTGTCACCCATGGTAGGGGAGCAAATAAGATTGGAAAGTTGAGGTTAAATGTGGTATGTTTGGGATTTatttggaataattgttggtgAGTTGGGGAACGAGTCAACTTTATGATTTAGTGTGTCAATGAAACCGAGTTGTTAAATGTAGGAGTGTTGGGATTCATGTCCCTTCAAATTGGTAAATTTGATCCCTATTTGATTAGACTAACCCAAAGCTTTTATGACCAACCACACAAAAACCCCATTTATCTCAATAAATACATTGATTTCTATGGGTCCCTTAGAAAAAGTaatatttcttttccttttgttcTTTAAGTTTTATTCTTTGTGTTATATCTAACATAATATCAGTGTGACATAATTACAATATTTATACGGTCGTCATTGCAAAAAAAACTTTCGAAGAAATGTATTTATTGtactcaaattcaaacatcttcTTAATGAATTTGACAAATAATGATCATGATCTAAATTAAAATCTATCTTATAAAAATACTCTAgttattttgattctttttcaaGAAATAAAGGACATAAAATAAGgttgacaaaaaaaaattattattcatttcctacttatttttattgatttttttttttaaaaaattttaacttGAGATAGGTAGACTCAAATTCTTATCTAAGAATTAGTAGGGGAATTATTATAAACGATAAAtcaactaaaaatatttacaaaatggagtaaattttcaaattctattaatgatagaatACTAATAATTTTCTATTAATGTATGTTATAAgtgataaatttaaaattgcattaatttttttccttaatttttatttttaaacaaaagaaaattgtatGTTACATTATATGGAACATAAATAATGTGATATTTGATCCGTATGTGTTAGAAAATCTCATGTTTTCTCTTGCAATATGAATGGAATGGAATTTATGATTAAACAAGTAGATATGAGGAGGAAGAAATGTCAACTTCTTTTTTCGAAAAATGGTAGttcttaaaataatattataatattttaaactttatCATAAAAATAAGGAATATACTTTTATAACTATTTATACTAAGATATTGTTGTTTTAAACAGATGAGATTTGAATATAGATGTAACAATAAGAATGAGAGTGTGCATGACCATCACATAGTCTTAAGAAACTATAGATGCTCATATAATTAAAGCTaagatatacatatatatatatatatatatattttatgtatagtttgaattaataatatatttttttatagtaaagtttgatattaaaaaaatatatactaaaatggcaaagaaatattttattaaaaaattccaaaaatcAACTTGATGgagaaagttaaaaaataaaagctttagatatttgtttgaatattttgaaataaaacttaatcaatatttataaaacataacaaattttaataattatggatatacaaccatttttttttaatatatttaacacAATTGCTTTTAAGAAAACCATACatcttcttttatatatatatttttatcccTTAAATTTATAAgctcaataaaaaaaaaaaaaggttttaaaaaatataaaaaagagtGGTAGGAAATAGGGGACATGTTGAGTTGGCAGTTGGCAGTGAAATATGTGATTGTGCACAAAAacaaattaacttttttttttttttttttttttttttttttttttaaattttaatttataaaaattgaatGAAACAAAGTTTCATTAAGATAGTACCATAATGGTAACAAATACACATCAAATCATGTCATATACCAATTGCCTATCATTATTATGGGTTATGGGAGCCACATCATATGATCatcatattatatataaactTACCTTTAAATTTTCTATTCATTTCACATTCTTTGTCTCCCaccacttttcttttttctccttatTATTGGacttcccttttttcttttaattttatgttcaaATATCAATTTTCTTATTACACTTActaatttgttcaattttaatcattttagtacctcttaaattttagtttctaaaaGTTAACTCTTATTCAAATCGATTAAATAATCACATTACTTTCTAGGCAAAGCAACGTATTGTGAATATATActattttaagtttaattattGTGATAAATGTTAATAGAAAACAATAAGTAATAAAAAAGATATTagagactaaatttaaaatttattaataatatcctattttcaaaattttactaCATCTTTATTTGGCACTCGAGGATTCTAGGATGGTTAAGTTACGAACATGACTCTTTGATATGATATATATTGTCCACTTTGGACGTACACCCTCGTGATTTTCCTCTTGGTTTCATTCCAAAAAACTCATTTATTTGATTGAAGTGGAACTTTGGTCGCATTAATTCCAACAAAATCgacaatatattattattaggaAAACGTTATATGTGAAATCCAATATTATAATGTTGGAAAAAGAATgttatcaaaatttcaaatagtttggaaaaaatattttgtttattttttaaaactaaaaataagttTTCTATTGACCTTAAATTTTTACTATTTCTATCCCCAACCAATCTCATTGAAATGGTGAAGAGTAATGAGAAATTGAGACCCATCAATTATcatataatttaatataatataatataatataatataatataatataataggTCATCTTTTGCATTTATCACATTACAAGCAGCATCTACATATATAATTTAACCTTTTCTTCTATTCACATAATATCATTTGTAATAATGCAGTTAATATCAAATTCTATATTCAATCAATAAACCTTTTCCATGATTTTATTAGTGTAACAATGCATAAATATGCCTATTATAtaattaacaaatattgatgGTTAAACTATACTATTTTCTATTTAACTTTTTCCCATCGAATTAggttgtatttattttatattaattctATCCTCGAGTTTTTGGTGGTAATAAATTTCTAAATATTCTAAGACTAAGGAAGAGTAATTCAAATAGGTAGGTTAATAATGTTTATATAAAAACTAAGCTCAACTAGTTATTTAAAACACAACTGCACAACTGCACAACTGCACAACTGCACAACTGCACAACTGCACACATATATAATTCAACAGTGATTCATTAtagttaaaagaagaaaaacatttAGGAGGTGTAACGGATAAAGTTATATGTAAAATAGAAAAGATATGTAATTAAAATGCATTAATTATAATGAAAGATGAAATGATTGAAATAAGGAAAAAGGAAGGGGAAGAGGTGGGAAAAAGTATTAATTAAGGCCAAGGAGGCCGGGAAGAAAGAGGAGAGGGCCGCACGAGGGGTCTCTGAAAAGTCTGTGAACAAACCTGCAGATGCTATCCCTACTGATCACCTCTTCTTTTTCACTTCAACCATTCTACCTGTCCCAGCCTTCCATCACTCATCCAACCACccaactttctttcttttttttttttttttattaattcatCGTTGTTGTGGGTGACCTTCAACCCCCTAaatataattttgattttaattcatCTTATCTAACTCAGTTGGATTATGAAAAATCATATCACCATTACCAAATGTCAAATTTGATCATCTCATTCTTtcttataaataatttatatattgtGATTTCCTACCTACCAAACTTTAAacttgatttgaattttgattttggttATCATGATTAACTTTATTTACATGTTCTCTCTTTTCCACGTTATAAATTTATTACTGTGAAGTTGAAATAAGAATGTATGGCTTACCACATCACATGTCTTTGTTTATTATGCATAGATACAACTTTTTTGAGTATATATAAATTTAGAAAGCATAAAATATGTGCTATCAACAATCAATTGAGCGGGGCTCGAACTTTCATTTTCATGTTTAACCAAAATATACGTATGTACGAGAGATAGACAACAAAAGaatttaagaaataaaagatCACGAATGAATTCAACAAAGGCTTGAATCTTGTTCACATACGGTGTTTTGTTaaccaaaaaatttaaaac contains:
- the LOC103500816 gene encoding cell division cycle protein 48 homolog; this translates as MANQPESSDSKGPKRDFSTAILERKKAANRLVVDEAINDDNSVVALHPDTMEKLQLFRGDTILIKGKKRKDTICIALADDTCDEPKIRMNKVVRSNLRVRLGDVVSVHQCADVKYGKRVHILPVDDTIEGVTGNLFDAYLKPYFLEAYRPVRKGDLFLVRGGMRSVEFKVIETDPPEYCVVAPDTEIFCDGEPVKREDEDRLDEVGYDDVGGVRKQMAQIRELVELPLRHPQLFKSIGVKPPKGILLYGPPGSGKTLIARAVANETGAFFFCINGPEIMSKLAGESESNLRKAFEEAEKNAPSIIFIDEIDSIAPKREKTHGEVERRIVSQLLTLMDGLKSRAHVIVIGATNRPNSIDPALRRFGRFDREIDIGVPDEVGRLEVLRIHTKNMKLAEDVDLERIAKDTHGYVGADLAALCTEAALQCIREKMDVIDLEDETIDAEILNSMAVTNEHFQTALGTSNPSALRETVVEVPNVSWEDIGGLENVKRELQETVQYPVEHPEKFEKFGMSPSKGVLFYGPPGCGKTLLAKAIANECQANFISVKGPELLTMWFGESEANVREIFDKARQSAPCVLFFDELDSIATQRGSSVGDAGGAADRVLNQLLTEMDGMSAKKTVFIIGATNRPDIIDPALLRPGRLDQLIYIPLPDEDSRHQIFKACLRKSPVSKDVDLRALAKYTQGFSGADITEICQRACKYAIRENIEKDIERERRRRDNPEAMEEDVEDEVAEIKAAHFEESMKFARRSVSDADIRKYQAFAQTLQQSRGFGSEFRFSDNPSSGTAAADPFATSAGGGADDDDLYN